CACGACATGGTACACCAATTAATCACTTAAAAATTTACGATTATGAAATTTCAAGAAAATTTGCTTCAATATATAAGCCAGTCCTTACTTAAAACAGGAGAAACAATTGCTGTAGCAGAAAGTGTAACATCAGGCTTATTACAGCTTGCATTTTCACAAATGCCAAACGCTTCTCTATTCTATAACGGTGGTATCACCGCCTACACTTTACCACAGAAAGTTATATTTCTGGATGTGGATCAGAAAGAAGCTGAAGAATGTGATTGCGTATCTGAGAATATTGCCAAAACCATGGCTCTGAGTGTCGCAAGATTATTTGATACAGACTGGTCCATTGCAACTACAGGTTATTGTACACCGGTGAGAAGTTCATCCTATAAAATATTTTCATATTTCGCATTTTCATACAAAGGAGAAATTGTTCTGAGTAAAAAGCTTGAACTTCATCCTAAGA
The sequence above is drawn from the Chryseobacterium daecheongense genome and encodes:
- a CDS encoding nicotinamide-nucleotide amidohydrolase family protein is translated as MKFQENLLQYISQSLLKTGETIAVAESVTSGLLQLAFSQMPNASLFYNGGITAYTLPQKVIFLDVDQKEAEECDCVSENIAKTMALSVARLFDTDWSIATTGYCTPVRSSSYKIFSYFAFSYKGEIVLSKKLELHPKTQALDAQLYYTEFILGCFKSELNQVLILK